One Methanocaldococcus infernus ME DNA segment encodes these proteins:
- the pth2 gene encoding aminoacyl-tRNA hydrolase, producing MKMVVILRTDLNMGKGKMVAQGGHAIIECYRHAQKLNPKLVEDWLREGQKKVVLKVSSEEELLDIYNKAKAEGLPCSIIRDAGLTQLKPGTITAVAIGPERDEKIDKITGHLKLL from the coding sequence ATGAAGATGGTTGTTATATTAAGAACAGATTTAAATATGGGTAAGGGAAAGATGGTAGCTCAGGGAGGACATGCTATTATAGAATGCTATAGACATGCTCAAAAACTTAACCCTAAGTTGGTTGAAGATTGGTTAAGAGAGGGGCAGAAGAAAGTAGTGTTAAAGGTTTCCTCTGAAGAAGAACTATTAGATATTTACAATAAAGCTAAGGCTGAAGGTTTGCCATGCTCAATTATTAGAGATGCTGGATTAACTCAGTTGAAGCCAGGGACTATAACAGCTGTTGCTATAGGGCCAGAGAGGGATGAGAAGATAGATAAGATAACTGGACATCTAAAGTTGCTGTGA
- a CDS encoding pyridoxal phosphate-dependent aminotransferase, protein MVSERVKNIEKSMIREIFNLSGEDFINLGIGEPDFDTPEFVKEGAIKALREGKTCYSPNLGIPELREEIARKVNEDYNLGISKDNVMVTGGASEALYLSTFGLLDRGDKVLIINPYFVSYKALSQLAEAKILEFKVDDNFNIDLDELNEVVKGVKVIFFNSPTNPTGKVYDKKTIKGLAEIAEDNNIFIVSDEVYDKIIYEKEHYSPAQFYENVVIVNSFSKSYAMTGWRVGYLIAKKELIEEFLKIHQYSFACVNTFSQYGALVALREGDSFIKKMVEEFKKRRDLIYKGLKKKFQVVKPEGTFYIFPRVSEYGKDIDVVKKLIENKILAIPGSAFGNENYVRFSYATDYEKIKEALEIIEEIL, encoded by the coding sequence ATGGTTAGTGAGAGAGTTAAAAATATAGAGAAATCTATGATTAGGGAAATTTTCAACCTGTCAGGAGAGGATTTTATTAACTTGGGAATTGGAGAGCCTGACTTTGACACTCCAGAGTTTGTTAAAGAAGGGGCTATAAAAGCTTTAAGAGAGGGAAAAACTTGTTATTCCCCAAACTTAGGAATTCCTGAGCTTAGAGAAGAGATTGCAAGGAAAGTTAATGAAGATTACAACTTAGGGATTAGTAAAGATAATGTCATGGTCACAGGAGGAGCTTCAGAAGCTCTCTACCTATCAACCTTTGGACTCTTAGATAGAGGAGATAAGGTTTTAATCATTAATCCTTATTTTGTCTCTTATAAAGCTCTCTCCCAGTTAGCTGAAGCTAAGATTTTGGAGTTTAAGGTTGATGATAATTTTAACATAGACTTGGATGAGTTAAATGAGGTTGTGAAAGGGGTTAAAGTTATCTTCTTCAACTCTCCAACAAATCCAACAGGAAAGGTTTATGATAAGAAGACAATTAAAGGCTTAGCTGAGATAGCTGAGGATAATAATATTTTTATAGTGTCTGATGAAGTTTATGACAAAATTATTTATGAGAAAGAACACTATTCTCCAGCACAATTTTATGAGAATGTAGTAATTGTTAACTCATTCTCTAAAAGTTATGCCATGACTGGCTGGAGAGTTGGCTATTTAATAGCTAAAAAAGAGCTTATAGAAGAGTTTTTAAAGATTCATCAGTATAGCTTTGCCTGTGTAAACACCTTCTCCCAATATGGAGCCTTAGTAGCTTTAAGAGAAGGAGACAGTTTTATAAAAAAGATGGTTGAAGAATTTAAAAAAAGGAGAGATTTAATATATAAGGGGTTAAAAAAGAAGTTTCAAGTTGTGAAGCCAGAAGGAACTTTTTACATCTTCCCAAGAGTTTCTGAGTATGGAAAGGATATTGATGTAGTAAAAAAATTAATTGAAAACAAGATCTTAGCTATCCCTGGCTCTGCCTTTGGTAATGAGAACTATGTTAGATTTAGCTATGCTACAGATTATGAGAAAATTAAAGAGGCTCTTGAGATAATTGAGGAGATACTATGA
- a CDS encoding GTPase produces MGKKVPVKKIVNKVIDECDIILLVLDARDPELTRNREIEEKIRKKGKKVIYVLNKADLVPKEILEKWKSLLPGEVVYLSAKRRLGTKILRDKIKEIAKSLNKEKVNVGIIGYPNVGKSSIINALTGSRKAISGSLAGLTKGEQWVRLTKKIRLLDTPGVLEMKDEDDLIISGALRLEKVENPVPAALKLLKRIDNFDKDVIKEYFDIDYEEVDEELIKRIGEKRKYLEKGGEIDLKRTAKAIIKEYQDGKLNYYKVDIKKYGQEREKDISFITKHLENFPFLEDAKAILLELKDKEELKDKIKKPVLGYKKIDDNYLIISFGEKTKDSGRKKVDDLSKKLNLEKISEFGGKIGKNNIYLVVAREK; encoded by the coding sequence ATGGGAAAGAAGGTTCCAGTTAAGAAGATAGTTAATAAAGTTATTGATGAATGTGACATCATCCTCTTAGTCTTAGATGCAAGGGATCCAGAACTAACAAGGAATAGGGAAATAGAAGAAAAAATTAGGAAAAAAGGAAAAAAAGTTATCTATGTACTAAATAAAGCTGATTTGGTTCCAAAAGAAATTTTAGAGAAGTGGAAATCTTTACTCCCTGGTGAGGTTGTTTACCTCTCAGCTAAGAGAAGGTTAGGAACAAAAATTCTAAGAGATAAAATTAAAGAGATTGCTAAGAGCTTAAACAAGGAAAAGGTTAATGTTGGAATCATTGGTTATCCAAATGTTGGGAAATCCTCTATAATAAATGCTCTAACTGGAAGTAGGAAGGCCATATCAGGAAGTTTAGCAGGCTTAACCAAGGGAGAGCAGTGGGTTAGGCTAACCAAAAAAATTAGGCTATTAGATACTCCAGGAGTCTTGGAGATGAAGGATGAAGATGATCTAATTATAAGTGGAGCCTTAAGGTTGGAGAAGGTTGAAAATCCTGTTCCAGCAGCTTTAAAATTGCTTAAAAGGATAGATAATTTTGATAAGGATGTTATAAAGGAATATTTTGATATTGATTATGAGGAAGTTGATGAAGAACTAATTAAGAGAATTGGAGAAAAAAGGAAATATTTAGAGAAAGGTGGAGAAATAGATTTAAAGAGGACAGCTAAAGCTATTATAAAGGAGTATCAAGATGGGAAGTTAAATTACTATAAGGTTGACATTAAAAAGTATGGTCAAGAGAGAGAGAAAGATATTAGCTTTATAACCAAGCATTTAGAAAACTTCCCATTTCTTGAAGATGCTAAAGCTATCCTCTTAGAATTGAAAGATAAAGAAGAGTTAAAGGACAAGATAAAAAAGCCAGTCCTTGGCTATAAAAAAATTGATGACAACTACTTAATTATCTCTTTTGGGGAGAAAACTAAGGATAGTGGAAGGAAAAAAGTTGATGATCTTTCTAAGAAATTAAATTTAGAGAAGATCTCTGAATTTGGAGGGAAAATAGGGAAAAATAATATATATTTGGTTGTGGCAAGGGAAAAATAA
- the dph2 gene encoding diphthamide biosynthesis enzyme Dph2, giving the protein MYNLEREKVIEKIVKLNKKKPLILFQAPEGLKLEVQREIEKIDKELKKRGIEGDLFLWLNSCYGACDIPKVDADLIIHYGHKPLSYLSYKKVLFIPAYFSCSEEEEAKIKEDVKKFVEKGYEVVTTVQYEKLLKEFNPKVILGCRGKVEGDKILYVGTGRFHPLMIAYKYGVEVLIYNPYSKRLEKISKEEIEKFIKRRLAKISKALLKPIKKVGLILSVKPGQCRINVLKALEEELKKRNIEYIKFLADEIKPELLFYDVDLYVIIACPRIVLDDFELYDKIIVTPEEFKMILNKDFSYKFDEIKEEDF; this is encoded by the coding sequence TTGTATAACTTAGAAAGAGAAAAAGTTATAGAAAAGATTGTCAAGCTAAATAAAAAGAAACCACTTATCTTATTTCAAGCTCCTGAGGGTTTAAAGCTTGAGGTTCAGAGAGAGATTGAAAAAATAGATAAAGAGTTGAAAAAAAGAGGAATTGAAGGAGATCTATTTTTGTGGCTAAACTCTTGTTATGGAGCTTGTGATATTCCTAAGGTAGATGCTGATCTAATTATACACTATGGGCATAAACCACTAAGCTATCTTAGCTATAAAAAAGTTCTCTTCATTCCTGCTTATTTCTCCTGCTCAGAGGAAGAGGAGGCTAAAATAAAGGAAGATGTAAAGAAGTTTGTTGAAAAAGGTTATGAAGTAGTTACAACTGTCCAATATGAAAAATTACTAAAAGAGTTTAACCCTAAGGTTATCTTAGGTTGTAGAGGGAAAGTAGAAGGAGATAAAATTCTATATGTTGGAACTGGAAGATTTCACCCATTAATGATAGCTTACAAATATGGGGTTGAAGTTCTTATTTATAATCCCTACTCTAAAAGGTTAGAGAAGATAAGTAAAGAGGAAATAGAGAAATTTATAAAGAGAAGGTTGGCTAAGATATCAAAGGCTCTCTTAAAACCAATAAAAAAAGTTGGGTTAATTCTCTCAGTGAAGCCTGGACAGTGTAGAATAAATGTTTTAAAGGCTCTTGAAGAGGAGCTAAAGAAGAGAAATATAGAGTATATAAAATTCTTAGCTGATGAGATTAAGCCAGAGCTTCTATTTTATGATGTTGATCTCTATGTTATTATAGCCTGTCCAAGGATTGTTTTGGATGACTTTGAGCTTTATGATAAAATAATAGTGACTCCAGAAGAGTTTAAGATGATTTTAAATAAAGACTTTAGCTATAAATTTGATGAAATAAAAGAGGAAGATTTTTAA
- a CDS encoding transcription factor S, protein MVKFCPKCNNVLLPSEGKLKCPVCGYTEEGEKEGYEYKEKLKRKEEIAVIEGNEIETLPTIKIECPKCGHTEAYWWLQQTRCADEPETRFYRCKKCGHTWREYD, encoded by the coding sequence ATGGTTAAGTTCTGTCCAAAGTGTAACAATGTTCTACTCCCAAGTGAGGGAAAGTTAAAGTGTCCAGTCTGTGGCTACACTGAAGAGGGAGAGAAAGAAGGTTATGAATACAAGGAGAAGTTAAAGAGAAAAGAGGAGATAGCTGTTATTGAAGGAAATGAGATAGAAACGCTGCCAACAATAAAAATAGAGTGTCCAAAGTGTGGGCATACAGAGGCTTATTGGTGGCTACAACAAACAAGATGTGCTGATGAGCCAGAGACAAGGTTTTATAGATGTAAGAAGTGTGGCCACACATGGAGAGAGTATGATTAA
- a CDS encoding nucleotide sugar dehydrogenase: protein MKLCILGLGYVGLPTAAILAVNGFHVVGVDINRERLKEIKNLDFEERDLKTLVSAALKSGHLILKDKPEEADAYIICVPTPIDEKKRCDLSHVKKAIESIKPYLKDGDLIIIESTVPPGTTEELYKMLSNGKKILMAYCPERVLPGNLLEELIENDRIIGGINEESANLAKKIYESFVKGKIYVTDAKTAEMVKLMENTYRDVNIALANEFAKISEELGVNVWEAIALANNHPRVNILKPGPGVGGHCIPIDPWFIVEKSREAKLIKVAREVNDSMPYFVVKKVKDIVEKGKISILGVAYKGNVDDTRESPAIKIIEELLKLNYSVMCHDPKVKKFKYKLYSLKECVKDSDLILILSDHEEYKNLPIKEIGELMRNKNILDTKNIIQREEWEKFGFKTYLLGDGKNETRRLGEMG, encoded by the coding sequence ATGAAACTCTGTATTCTTGGCCTTGGCTATGTTGGATTGCCAACAGCTGCTATTCTGGCTGTTAATGGCTTTCATGTGGTTGGAGTTGATATTAACAGAGAGAGGCTTAAAGAGATAAAGAACTTAGACTTTGAAGAGAGAGATTTAAAAACCTTGGTTAGTGCTGCTTTAAAGTCTGGGCATTTAATTTTAAAGGATAAGCCAGAGGAAGCTGATGCCTATATAATTTGTGTTCCAACTCCAATAGATGAGAAGAAGAGATGTGACTTAAGCCATGTGAAGAAGGCTATAGAGAGTATAAAGCCCTATCTAAAAGATGGAGACTTAATAATTATTGAAAGTACTGTTCCTCCAGGGACTACTGAAGAGCTCTATAAGATGTTATCAAATGGAAAAAAGATACTAATGGCTTACTGTCCTGAGAGAGTTTTGCCAGGAAATTTGTTAGAGGAGCTAATTGAAAATGATAGAATTATAGGAGGAATTAATGAAGAGTCTGCAAACTTGGCTAAGAAGATATATGAGAGCTTTGTGAAGGGAAAAATATATGTAACTGATGCAAAGACTGCTGAGATGGTTAAGTTGATGGAAAACACTTATAGAGATGTAAATATAGCCTTAGCCAATGAGTTTGCTAAAATCTCTGAAGAGCTTGGAGTCAATGTTTGGGAGGCTATAGCTCTTGCTAACAATCATCCAAGGGTTAATATTCTAAAACCTGGTCCTGGAGTTGGTGGTCATTGTATTCCAATTGACCCATGGTTTATAGTTGAGAAGAGCAGGGAGGCTAAGTTAATAAAGGTAGCAAGAGAGGTTAATGATTCCATGCCCTATTTTGTTGTTAAGAAAGTAAAAGATATTGTTGAAAAGGGGAAGATTTCTATTTTAGGGGTTGCATATAAGGGAAATGTTGATGACACAAGGGAGAGCCCTGCAATAAAGATAATTGAAGAGCTTTTAAAATTAAATTACAGTGTTATGTGCCATGATCCAAAGGTTAAGAAATTTAAATATAAGCTTTACAGCTTAAAGGAGTGTGTTAAGGATAGTGATTTAATTTTAATTTTGTCTGACCATGAGGAATATAAAAACTTGCCAATTAAGGAGATTGGTGAATTGATGAGAAATAAAAATATTTTGGACACAAAGAATATTATTCAGAGAGAGGAGTGGGAGAAGTTTGGCTTTAAAACCTATTTATTAGGAGATGGTAAGAATGAAACCAGAAGACTTGGAGAGATGGGATAA
- a CDS encoding IMP cyclohydrolase: protein MYIGRFLVVGKTPSGESFVAYRVSSRSFPNRVAKIVDNKVYILPKDPEEVLKNPYISYCCLRVEDKTVVAGNGSHVDFIAEKLIYGKRDALAYPLLALDYEKDEYRTPRIATVVDKEECYLGYIKDDELAIKKVSLNNGEGIYLGVYNSCKIDESQKIGIPYNKAEEIAKYILNYKFSHPVVCVVAVIYNEYIDIKIAP, encoded by the coding sequence GTGTATATAGGAAGGTTCTTAGTTGTGGGCAAAACTCCAAGTGGAGAGAGCTTTGTAGCCTATAGGGTGTCAAGTAGAAGCTTTCCCAATAGAGTGGCTAAGATAGTGGATAATAAAGTTTATATCCTACCAAAGGATCCAGAGGAGGTTTTAAAAAACCCATATATCTCTTACTGTTGTTTGAGGGTTGAAGATAAAACAGTTGTGGCTGGAAATGGTAGCCATGTTGATTTTATAGCTGAAAAACTAATTTATGGAAAGAGGGATGCTTTAGCCTATCCTCTCTTAGCCTTAGACTATGAGAAAGATGAATATAGAACTCCAAGGATAGCTACAGTTGTTGATAAAGAGGAGTGTTACTTAGGATATATTAAAGATGATGAATTAGCCATAAAAAAGGTTTCTTTAAATAATGGGGAAGGAATTTATTTAGGAGTTTATAACTCCTGTAAAATTGATGAATCTCAAAAAATAGGCATCCCTTATAACAAAGCTGAAGAGATAGCAAAATATATATTAAATTATAAATTCTCCCATCCAGTTGTTTGTGTAGTAGCCGTTATATATAATGAATACATAGACATTAAAATAGCCCCCTGA
- a CDS encoding DUF362 domain-containing protein, with amino-acid sequence MVKVNEKCVGCGICVPFCRKKALKTYGKLIIDKEKCINCKLCIKYCQINALEG; translated from the coding sequence ATGGTTAAGGTTAATGAGAAATGTGTGGGCTGTGGTATCTGTGTCCCATTCTGTAGAAAAAAAGCTTTAAAAACCTATGGGAAATTAATTATAGATAAGGAGAAGTGCATCAACTGTAAACTCTGTATTAAATATTGCCAAATCAATGCTTTGGAGGGCTAA
- a CDS encoding 50S ribosomal protein L2, producing MGKRLVAQRRGRGSPTYSCPSHKRRGAAKYRKFDELEKNGKVVGKIIDILHDPGRSAPVAQVKFETGEEKIMLVPEGMKVGDLIECGVAAEIKPGNVLPLGSIPEGIPVFNIETMPGDGGKLVRAGGCYAHVLTHDNDTTYVKLPSGKIRAFDSKCRATIGVVAGGGRLEKPLVKAGKAYWKYKAKGVKYPRVRGVAMNAVDHPFGGGNHQHTGKPTTVSRKKAPAGRKVGHISARRTGVRK from the coding sequence ATGGGTAAGAGATTAGTAGCTCAAAGAAGGGGGAGAGGTAGTCCAACATACTCATGCCCATCCCATAAGAGAAGAGGGGCAGCAAAATATAGAAAATTTGATGAGTTAGAAAAGAATGGAAAAGTTGTAGGGAAAATTATTGATATCTTACATGATCCAGGAAGAAGTGCTCCAGTGGCACAGGTTAAGTTTGAAACAGGGGAAGAGAAGATAATGTTAGTTCCTGAGGGTATGAAGGTTGGAGACCTTATAGAGTGTGGAGTTGCTGCAGAGATAAAGCCAGGGAATGTCTTACCTCTTGGTTCTATTCCAGAAGGGATCCCAGTTTTCAACATTGAAACAATGCCTGGAGATGGAGGAAAGTTAGTTAGAGCTGGAGGTTGCTATGCTCATGTCTTAACACATGACAATGATACAACATATGTTAAGTTACCTTCAGGGAAGATAAGAGCCTTTGATTCCAAGTGTAGAGCCACTATAGGGGTTGTAGCAGGAGGAGGAAGGTTAGAGAAACCTTTAGTTAAGGCTGGAAAGGCTTACTGGAAGTATAAAGCTAAGGGAGTTAAGTATCCAAGAGTTAGAGGAGTTGCAATGAACGCTGTTGACCACCCATTTGGTGGAGGGAATCATCAACACACTGGGAAGCCAACAACTGTTTCAAGGAAAAAGGCTCCTGCTGGTAGAAAGGTTGGACATATATCAGCAAGAAGAACTGGAGTTAGGAAATAA
- the bioA gene encoding adenosylmethionine--8-amino-7-oxononanoate transaminase, producing MKPEDLERWDKEYIWHPYTQMKDYIEEKPLIIERGEGNYLIDIYGNRYLDAVSSIWCNTFGHSRREIIEAIKNQAEKIGHSTLLGSSNVPAILLAKKLVEITPNQLRKVFYSEDGSEAVEIAVKMAYQYYYLKGDKREKFISVTEGYHGDTVGAMSVGGSELFHGIFKPLLFKGYRARHPYCYRCKERDCNMECLNEILNLIENYGENSFCVILEGGVMGSAGMIPFPDGYIEEVSKACKREDLILILDEVATGFGRTGDMFFSNRLKGKPDILCLGKSLTGGYVPLAATLTTEEIFNEFLGEYGEAKHFYHGHTYTGNQILCSAALANLEIFEKERVLEKLKPKIKLIWEELERLKELEHVGDIRGRGFMIGIELVKNKETKEPYLYGYKAGFRVAKELLKRGIYMRPIGNVVILVPPLSITEEEIKYLCSSLYESIKKAL from the coding sequence ATGAAACCAGAAGACTTGGAGAGATGGGATAAAGAGTATATATGGCACCCATATACTCAAATGAAAGACTATATTGAGGAAAAGCCTTTAATTATAGAGAGAGGAGAGGGGAATTACTTAATTGACATATATGGAAATAGATATTTAGATGCTGTTTCCTCTATATGGTGTAACACCTTTGGACATAGTAGAAGGGAGATTATTGAAGCTATAAAAAATCAGGCTGAGAAGATTGGGCATTCAACTCTGTTAGGCTCTTCAAATGTTCCAGCTATTTTATTGGCTAAGAAGTTGGTTGAGATAACTCCAAATCAGTTAAGGAAAGTTTTTTATTCTGAAGATGGCTCAGAGGCTGTTGAGATAGCTGTGAAGATGGCTTATCAATACTACTACTTAAAAGGGGACAAGAGAGAGAAGTTTATTTCAGTTACTGAAGGCTATCATGGAGACACTGTTGGAGCCATGAGTGTTGGAGGCTCTGAACTCTTCCATGGTATATTTAAGCCACTACTCTTTAAAGGTTATAGAGCAAGACATCCATACTGTTATAGATGTAAAGAGAGAGATTGTAATATGGAATGTCTAAATGAAATTTTGAACTTGATAGAAAATTATGGTGAAAACTCTTTCTGTGTCATCTTAGAAGGAGGAGTTATGGGATCAGCTGGAATGATTCCATTTCCTGATGGATATATAGAGGAAGTTAGTAAAGCCTGTAAGAGAGAAGATCTAATCTTAATTTTAGATGAAGTGGCTACAGGCTTTGGAAGAACTGGAGATATGTTTTTCTCAAATAGGTTAAAGGGTAAGCCAGACATATTATGCTTAGGAAAGAGCTTAACTGGAGGCTATGTTCCCTTGGCTGCAACTTTAACAACAGAGGAAATATTTAATGAATTCTTAGGAGAGTATGGAGAGGCTAAGCACTTTTACCATGGGCATACTTACACAGGAAACCAAATTCTCTGCTCAGCTGCACTTGCAAACTTAGAGATCTTTGAAAAAGAGAGGGTTTTAGAAAAGCTGAAGCCAAAGATAAAATTAATTTGGGAAGAATTAGAGAGGTTAAAAGAGTTGGAACATGTTGGAGACATTAGAGGAAGGGGCTTTATGATAGGGATAGAGTTGGTTAAGAATAAAGAGACTAAAGAACCATATCTCTATGGCTATAAAGCTGGCTTTAGGGTAGCTAAGGAACTTTTGAAAAGAGGAATATACATGAGACCTATAGGGAATGTTGTTATCTTAGTTCCTCCACTGTCAATAACTGAGGAGGAAATAAAATATTTATGCTCTTCTCTCTATGAAAGCATTAAAAAAGCTCTGTAG
- a CDS encoding YfcE family phosphodiesterase, whose amino-acid sequence MLIGIISDTHIYDRASSIPKKVFEEFSNVDLIIHCGDITDKEILDELSDLARVIPVQGNCDYLNLPREQILELNNYRIGVIHGDIIYPRGDLLKLKLLGLEMGVDILISGHTHWPIHEKFDNLLLLNPGSPTVPRCPIRSVMKLSLEDEPRAELVVI is encoded by the coding sequence ATGCTAATTGGAATTATCTCAGACACTCACATATATGATAGAGCTAGCTCTATCCCAAAGAAAGTTTTTGAAGAATTTTCAAATGTTGATCTAATTATTCACTGTGGAGACATTACAGATAAAGAGATTTTAGATGAGCTTAGTGATTTGGCAAGGGTTATCCCTGTCCAGGGAAACTGTGACTATCTAAATTTACCAAGAGAGCAAATTTTAGAGCTAAATAACTATAGGATAGGAGTGATACATGGAGACATCATTTACCCAAGAGGAGACCTTTTAAAATTAAAGCTCTTGGGCTTAGAGATGGGGGTTGATATCCTAATCTCTGGTCACACCCATTGGCCAATACATGAGAAATTTGACAACCTCTTACTTCTAAACCCTGGCTCTCCAACAGTGCCAAGATGTCCTATAAGGAGTGTAATGAAACTGAGCTTAGAAGATGAGCCAAGAGCTGAGCTTGTGGTGATCTGA
- a CDS encoding nucleotidyltransferase family protein — translation MQLNKNIILNILRKHKSELKKFGVKRIGLFGSYARDEQKETSDIDILVEFEEGQATYDNYINLIPYLENLFNKKVDVITIEGLKSIRIKEIKEDIKKRVIYV, via the coding sequence ATGCAACTAAATAAAAATATTATCTTAAACATTCTTAGAAAACATAAAAGTGAATTAAAAAAATTTGGTGTTAAGAGAATTGGTTTATTTGGAAGTTATGCAAGAGATGAGCAGAAGGAAACATCAGACATTGATATTTTAGTTGAATTTGAAGAAGGGCAGGCAACTTATGACAATTATATAAATTTAATACCATATCTTGAAAACTTATTTAATAAAAAAGTTGATGTAATCACAATTGAAGGTTTAAAAAGCATAAGAATAAAAGAAATTAAAGAAGATATTAAAAAAAGGGTTATATATGTCTAA
- a CDS encoding NUDIX domain-containing protein: protein MKCLSISGKIIAKNLFGKRYSKRFINKRLLKKLNLYLIPSLAVDGIIFEDNKILLIKRRNEPFKGYYALPGGFVECGESCEEAIIREIKEETNLDVEIEKLLNVYSNPNRDPRGHVVSVVYILRVVGGSLKAGDDAKEVKFFEINKIPKLAFDHEKIIKDFLGEI, encoded by the coding sequence ATGAAATGCTTATCAATAAGTGGGAAAATCATAGCTAAGAACTTATTTGGGAAGAGGTATTCAAAAAGATTTATAAATAAAAGGTTGTTGAAAAAACTTAACCTCTATTTAATCCCTTCCTTGGCTGTTGATGGGATCATCTTTGAGGACAATAAAATTTTACTAATAAAAAGAAGGAATGAACCTTTTAAAGGTTACTATGCACTTCCTGGTGGGTTTGTTGAGTGTGGAGAGAGTTGTGAAGAAGCCATAATTAGAGAGATTAAGGAGGAGACTAACTTAGATGTTGAAATAGAAAAGCTTTTAAATGTTTACTCTAATCCTAATAGAGACCCAAGGGGACATGTGGTTTCAGTGGTCTATATATTAAGAGTTGTTGGAGGCTCATTAAAAGCTGGAGATGATGCTAAAGAGGTTAAGTTTTTTGAAATCAACAAGATTCCAAAGTTAGCCTTTGACCATGAAAAGATTATTAAAGATTTCTTAGGTGAGATTTGA
- the rpsS gene encoding 30S ribosomal protein S19: MAGARKRRLKKKQTISKKVEFRYRGYTLEELQKMPLKEFVKLLPARARRTILRGLTPQQRKLALKIKRARRLLNKGKEPRIIRTHCRDFIITPDMVGLTFGVYNGKEFVEVKITPEMIGHYLGEFSLTRKPVQHGAPGVGATRSSMFVPIK; the protein is encoded by the coding sequence ATGGCTGGTGCAAGAAAAAGAAGATTAAAGAAAAAACAAACTATTTCAAAGAAGGTAGAGTTTAGATACAGAGGTTATACATTAGAAGAGTTACAGAAGATGCCTTTAAAGGAGTTTGTTAAGTTACTTCCAGCAAGAGCAAGAAGGACAATATTAAGAGGATTAACTCCTCAGCAGAGAAAATTAGCTTTAAAGATAAAGAGAGCAAGAAGATTATTAAATAAAGGGAAGGAGCCAAGAATTATAAGAACTCACTGTAGAGACTTTATCATAACCCCTGACATGGTTGGCTTAACCTTTGGGGTTTATAATGGAAAAGAGTTTGTTGAGGTTAAAATAACCCCTGAAATGATTGGACACTACTTAGGAGAGTTCTCATTAACAAGAAAACCAGTTCAGCATGGAGCTCCAGGGGTTGGAGCTACAAGGTCAAGTATGTTCGTCCCAATCAAGTAA